The Nevskiales bacterium genome includes a window with the following:
- a CDS encoding glycosyltransferase encodes MRVLHVAESLPGGIATYLNETLRLQTQTWGEANVYLLAPESHLRFLAKDIRCKLIPYRRNGRNLTSLFRLLLALHAANAAMRPEIVHAHSTLAGAIVRIWGMLKRQRPAIVYCAHGWAFLRESKGWVNRLVAIVERWLAYACDGICSISNYERAAALRAGLPSGHCRVIRYGISPRKETTQPIDLVLDPAKLNLFFIGRHDRQKGLDILLDAFRHLPTDRFSLYVAGARILDKDKTSHQPLPNVHYLGWINAEHVDAYYCRFDALLVPSRWEGFGLVVLEAMRNRLAVIASDRGALPEIVQDGVAGRIFHLNDPQSLTDILLHTDRAELAKFGDNGYRRYLEHFTVERMHRETLALYAAALEQHQKVM; translated from the coding sequence ATGCGCGTCCTGCATGTTGCCGAGTCCCTCCCTGGGGGCATCGCGACATATCTAAATGAAACGCTGAGACTTCAGACTCAGACCTGGGGTGAAGCCAATGTGTATCTGCTTGCGCCGGAATCGCATCTGCGCTTTCTCGCCAAAGACATCCGCTGCAAACTTATCCCTTATCGTCGTAATGGTAGAAATCTGACATCACTGTTCCGTTTATTGCTGGCGTTGCATGCCGCCAACGCCGCCATGCGGCCAGAAATTGTGCATGCCCATAGCACCTTGGCTGGTGCAATCGTCCGCATCTGGGGCATGCTGAAACGTCAACGCCCCGCGATCGTTTATTGCGCGCATGGCTGGGCGTTCCTGCGCGAATCCAAAGGCTGGGTGAACCGTCTAGTCGCTATTGTTGAGCGTTGGCTCGCATATGCCTGCGACGGGATTTGCAGCATATCGAATTACGAGCGTGCGGCAGCATTGCGTGCTGGGCTTCCTTCCGGACATTGCCGGGTTATTCGCTACGGCATATCGCCACGCAAAGAAACGACACAGCCCATTGATCTCGTTTTGGATCCCGCAAAACTCAATCTTTTCTTTATTGGACGGCATGACCGGCAGAAAGGGCTCGATATACTTCTGGATGCCTTTCGCCACCTGCCTACCGATCGTTTCTCGCTGTATGTCGCAGGCGCCAGGATATTGGACAAGGACAAAACAAGCCATCAGCCGCTGCCCAATGTGCATTATCTCGGATGGATCAATGCCGAGCACGTGGATGCCTATTACTGCAGATTCGATGCGCTACTCGTGCCCTCGCGTTGGGAAGGATTTGGACTGGTGGTGCTAGAAGCCATGCGTAACCGGCTGGCCGTGATTGCCAGCGATCGCGGCGCGCTACCCGAAATTGTACAAGACGGCGTCGCCGGCAGGATTTTCCACCTGAACGATCCTCAAAGCCTGACCGATATCCTGCTACACACCGATCGCGCAGAACTGGCAAAGTTCGGCGACAACGGATATCGACGCTACCTGGAGCACTTCACCGTCGAACGCATGCACCGTGAAACTCTCGCGTTATATGCTGCAGCGCTGGAGCAGCACCAAAAGGTCATGTGA